The Neobacillus sp. PS3-34 genome has a window encoding:
- a CDS encoding stage V sporulation protein S, which translates to MDILKVSAKSNPNSVAGALAGVLREKGNAEIQAIGAGALNQAVKAVAIARGFVAPSGVDLICIPAFTDILIDGEERTAIKLIIEPR; encoded by the coding sequence ATGGATATATTAAAAGTTTCAGCAAAATCTAATCCTAATTCTGTAGCTGGTGCGCTTGCGGGAGTTCTGCGTGAAAAAGGAAACGCAGAAATTCAGGCTATAGGTGCAGGTGCATTGAATCAAGCTGTAAAGGCAGTTGCAATTGCTCGAGGATTTGTGGCACCCAGCGGAGTTGATTTAATTTGCATCCCGGCATTTACCGATATTTTAATTGACGGTGAAGAACGCACAGCGATTAAGCTTATTATCGAGCCAAGGTAG
- the recA gene encoding recombinase RecA, whose translation MSDRQAALEMALKQIEKQFGKGSIMKLGEKIETRISTSPSGSLALDAALGVGGYPRGRIIEIYGPESSGKTTVALHAIAEVQANGGQAAFIDAEHALDPAYAQKLGVNIDELLLSQPDTGEQALEIAEALVRSGAVDILVIDSVAALVPKAEIEGEMGDAHVGLQARLMSQALRKLSGAINKSKTIAIFINQIREKVGVMFGNPETTPGGRALKFYSTVRLEVRRAEALKQGNDIVGNKTKIKIVKNKVAPPFRTAEVDIMYGEGISKEGETIDLGSDLDIVQKSGSWYSYNEERLGQGRENAKVFLKENPEIRLEIAKKIREHYGLDGEKVVTEEAEDPDQFELID comes from the coding sequence GTGAGTGATCGTCAGGCTGCCTTAGAAATGGCGTTAAAGCAAATAGAAAAACAATTTGGTAAAGGCTCTATCATGAAGCTCGGTGAAAAGATTGAAACAAGAATTTCCACAAGTCCAAGTGGTTCCCTTGCTTTGGATGCCGCTTTAGGTGTTGGCGGATACCCAAGAGGCCGTATTATTGAAATTTATGGACCTGAAAGCTCTGGTAAAACAACAGTTGCCCTTCATGCCATTGCAGAAGTGCAGGCAAATGGCGGACAGGCTGCATTCATTGATGCCGAGCACGCTCTTGACCCGGCTTATGCCCAAAAGCTTGGCGTAAACATTGATGAGCTTCTATTATCCCAGCCGGATACTGGTGAACAGGCACTTGAAATAGCTGAAGCGCTAGTTCGAAGCGGTGCTGTAGATATTCTTGTAATTGACTCTGTTGCTGCTCTAGTTCCAAAAGCGGAAATCGAAGGCGAAATGGGAGATGCACATGTTGGCTTACAGGCCCGTTTAATGTCTCAGGCACTTCGGAAATTATCCGGTGCAATCAATAAGTCTAAAACAATTGCAATCTTCATTAACCAGATTCGTGAAAAGGTAGGGGTTATGTTTGGTAACCCTGAAACAACCCCTGGTGGCCGTGCATTAAAATTCTATTCTACTGTACGTCTTGAAGTGCGCCGTGCTGAAGCATTGAAGCAAGGCAATGATATCGTGGGGAATAAGACAAAAATTAAAATTGTGAAAAATAAGGTTGCTCCTCCGTTCCGTACGGCAGAAGTGGACATTATGTATGGTGAAGGTATTTCCAAAGAGGGCGAAACCATTGACCTTGGATCCGATTTGGATATCGTTCAAAAGAGCGGTTCTTGGTATTCATACAATGAAGAGCGTCTTGGACAAGGCCGTGAAAATGCAAAAGTGTTCCTGAAAGAAAACCCTGAGATTCGCTTGGAAATTGCCAAGAAAATCCGTGAGCACTATGGGTTGGATGGGGAAAAAGTTGTTACAGAGGAAGCTGAAGATCCGGACCAGTTCGAATTGATCGACTAA
- the pgsA gene encoding CDP-diacylglycerol--glycerol-3-phosphate 3-phosphatidyltransferase: MNLPNKITVSRILLIPLFMILMLVPFEWGTIHLLGVDLPVTHLAGALLFIIASATDWVDGHLARKYNLVTNMGKFLDPLADKLLVSAALIILVDLNMASSWIVIIIISREFAITGLRLLLAGEGEVVAANMLGKIKTWTQIVAISALLLHNILFEMISFPFADLALWVAMFFTIWSGWDYFAKNMHVFKNSK; encoded by the coding sequence ATGAATTTACCTAATAAAATAACTGTATCAAGGATTCTGTTAATCCCATTATTTATGATTCTCATGCTTGTTCCATTCGAATGGGGCACCATCCACCTTTTGGGTGTAGACTTGCCTGTTACCCACTTGGCAGGTGCGCTGCTGTTTATCATTGCCTCAGCGACCGATTGGGTTGATGGTCATTTAGCCCGCAAGTATAATTTGGTAACCAATATGGGTAAATTTTTAGACCCTCTTGCTGATAAGCTGCTGGTTTCAGCGGCATTGATTATCCTGGTTGATCTTAATATGGCGTCTTCATGGATTGTCATCATCATTATCAGCAGGGAATTTGCAATCACTGGATTGCGCCTGCTGCTTGCAGGAGAAGGTGAAGTAGTAGCGGCTAATATGCTCGGAAAGATTAAAACCTGGACACAGATTGTCGCCATTTCAGCTTTGCTGCTGCATAATATTCTTTTTGAAATGATTTCCTTCCCATTTGCTGATCTCGCATTATGGGTGGCAATGTTCTTTACAATTTGGTCCGGATGGGATTACTTCGCAAAAAATATGCATGTATTTAAAAATTCAAAATAA
- a CDS encoding RodZ domain-containing protein, translated as MTELGTRLKEARLAKGLSLDDLQTITKIQKRYLIGIEEGNYSSMPGNFYVRAFIKQYAEAVQLDPDEIFETYKSEIPATHHEDLPEQLSRVKTHKGISTSSPKIFDFLPKILVGVFVVGAIALLYYFFSQHAGDNSNDSVNKESKPVNFEKSANLEKDKAKEKKKSEKKKKDESKKDENTDTPVKEEPKQELTVTQSAGSRSSYELKNADKFEIKVVSTGQTWVNIKNGKGHSFFQGLLEAGKTDSQTVDLSKESEALIVVGRTIDTEIYVNGQKLEYAVPPADVVSQKITISYVPKQ; from the coding sequence TTGACAGAACTAGGTACTCGACTAAAAGAAGCTCGATTAGCTAAGGGATTAAGCCTGGATGATTTACAGACTATCACAAAAATCCAAAAGCGTTATCTTATAGGCATAGAGGAAGGCAATTATTCAAGCATGCCAGGCAATTTTTATGTGCGTGCATTTATAAAACAGTATGCAGAAGCTGTTCAGCTTGATCCAGATGAAATTTTTGAAACCTATAAAAGTGAAATCCCAGCTACCCACCATGAGGATTTGCCAGAGCAGCTTTCCCGTGTGAAGACACATAAGGGCATATCGACTAGCAGCCCTAAAATATTTGATTTTCTGCCTAAAATATTGGTTGGAGTCTTTGTTGTAGGGGCAATTGCATTACTTTACTACTTTTTCTCTCAGCACGCTGGCGATAATTCAAATGATTCAGTAAATAAAGAAAGCAAACCGGTTAACTTTGAAAAATCTGCAAATCTTGAAAAAGATAAAGCAAAAGAAAAGAAAAAGAGCGAAAAGAAAAAGAAAGATGAATCAAAAAAGGATGAAAATACAGACACCCCTGTAAAAGAAGAGCCCAAGCAGGAATTAACGGTTACACAAAGCGCTGGAAGCCGTTCATCCTATGAATTGAAAAATGCCGACAAATTTGAAATCAAGGTCGTTTCTACAGGGCAAACGTGGGTAAATATTAAAAATGGTAAAGGTCACTCCTTCTTTCAAGGGTTGCTGGAAGCCGGTAAAACGGACAGCCAGACGGTTGATCTTTCAAAAGAAAGCGAAGCGCTTATTGTGGTCGGAAGGACTATCGATACGGAAATATACGTCAATGGCCAAAAGCTTGAGTACGCAGTGCCGCCTGCTGATGTCGTTTCCCAGAAAATTACGATCAGCTACGTTCCGAAGCAATAG
- a CDS encoding YmfK family protein, translating to MEKKEWYLEYEIQKNRPGLLGDISSLLGMLSINIVTINGVDEGRRGLLILAKDDDQIERLESILHTMDTIKVIKLREPKLRDRLAVRHGRYIQRDADDKKTFRFVRDELGLLVDFMAELFKQEGHKLIGIRGMPRVGKTESIVASSVCANKRWLFVSSTLLKQTIRNQLIEDEYNENNLFILDGIVSTRRASERHWQLVREIMRLPAIKVIEHPDIFVQNTEYTLEDFDYIIELRHDPEEEITYNLVENNNLFSGSEFGDFDF from the coding sequence ATGGAGAAAAAAGAATGGTACTTGGAATACGAAATTCAGAAAAACCGTCCTGGGTTATTAGGTGATATTTCCTCCCTTCTTGGAATGCTGTCTATTAATATTGTTACGATCAATGGTGTGGATGAAGGACGCCGGGGTTTACTTATACTGGCCAAGGACGATGACCAGATCGAACGGCTTGAGTCAATATTACATACAATGGATACAATAAAAGTAATTAAACTTCGTGAGCCTAAACTGAGGGACAGGCTTGCTGTACGCCACGGCAGATATATTCAGCGTGATGCAGATGATAAGAAGACTTTTCGTTTTGTAAGGGATGAGCTTGGATTATTGGTTGATTTTATGGCAGAATTATTTAAGCAGGAAGGCCATAAACTGATTGGCATTCGCGGGATGCCGAGGGTAGGCAAAACGGAATCAATTGTTGCTTCAAGTGTGTGTGCCAATAAGCGCTGGCTGTTTGTTTCTTCCACTCTTTTAAAACAAACCATTCGAAACCAGCTTATTGAGGACGAATATAACGAAAACAATTTGTTTATACTCGACGGGATCGTTTCGACAAGAAGGGCAAGTGAACGGCATTGGCAGCTTGTTCGGGAAATTATGAGGCTCCCGGCAATCAAAGTAATCGAACATCCAGATATTTTTGTGCAAAATACGGAGTACACATTAGAGGATTTTGATTATATTATTGAGCTCCGCCATGATCCCGAAGAAGAAATTACATATAATTTAGTTGAAAACAATAATTTATTTTCCGGATCAGAATTCGGGGATTTCGATTTTTAA
- a CDS encoding DUF3243 domain-containing protein, producing the protein MSVLDNWKQWEDFLADRLHHAEGAGMNKEAIGDLAYQIGGYLSNKVEPKNEQERILSDLWSVADKDEQHAIANIMVKLISNNGSR; encoded by the coding sequence ATGTCAGTATTAGACAACTGGAAACAATGGGAAGATTTCCTTGCAGACCGTCTTCATCATGCAGAAGGCGCTGGAATGAATAAAGAAGCAATCGGCGATCTTGCTTATCAAATAGGTGGTTATTTATCAAACAAGGTTGAGCCTAAAAATGAGCAAGAAAGAATTCTTTCCGATTTGTGGTCAGTAGCGGATAAGGATGAACAGCATGCAATCGCAAATATCATGGTCAAGCTTATCTCAAATAACGGTAGTCGCTAA
- the yfmH gene encoding EF-P 5-aminopentanol modification-associated protein YfmH, whose product MEKITFDQLQEELFFEKMENGLNVYVLPKKGFNKTYATFTTKYGSIDNHFIPLGKEEYVKVPDGIAHFLEHKLFEKEDGDVFQQFSRQGASANAFTSFTRTAYLFSSTSTVEKNLETLIDFVQDPYFTEKTVEKEKGIIGQEITMYDDNPDWRLYFGLIQNLYQNHPVKIDIAGTIESISHITSDLLYECYRTFYHPSNMLLFIVGPVDPTAIMDQVRENQAKKDYKEMPEIKRKFDEEPAGAAEKKQVLKMNVQTSKCLLGIKALHVDQTGEELLKNELTMNIFLDLLFGKSSDNYEKLYSDGLIDESFSYDYTQEQGFGFAMVGGDTREPDRLAETLKEMLLSAKKEHKFTEDQLQRGIKKKIGAFLRAVNSPEYIANQFTRYAFNDMNLFDVVPALEKITLKDVENLANEVVSEERFSVCQVIPNKD is encoded by the coding sequence ATGGAAAAGATTACGTTTGACCAGCTTCAGGAAGAATTGTTTTTTGAAAAAATGGAGAATGGCCTGAATGTTTATGTGCTGCCTAAAAAAGGATTCAATAAAACCTATGCCACATTTACGACTAAATACGGGTCGATTGATAATCACTTTATCCCGCTTGGAAAAGAAGAGTATGTAAAGGTACCGGATGGAATTGCCCACTTTTTGGAGCATAAGCTTTTTGAAAAGGAGGATGGCGATGTTTTTCAGCAGTTCAGCCGCCAGGGCGCATCAGCCAATGCCTTTACCTCCTTTACCAGAACGGCGTACCTATTCTCAAGTACATCAACAGTTGAAAAAAATCTTGAAACACTGATTGATTTTGTACAGGATCCATATTTCACTGAAAAAACAGTGGAAAAGGAAAAGGGCATTATCGGCCAGGAAATCACGATGTATGATGATAATCCTGACTGGCGCCTTTATTTTGGGCTGATCCAGAATTTATACCAAAACCATCCTGTCAAAATTGACATTGCAGGGACAATCGAATCGATTTCGCATATCACAAGTGATTTGCTGTATGAATGCTATCGTACTTTTTACCATCCAAGCAATATGCTTCTCTTTATTGTCGGCCCTGTCGACCCAACGGCGATAATGGACCAGGTCAGAGAGAATCAGGCGAAAAAAGATTACAAAGAAATGCCTGAAATTAAAAGGAAGTTTGACGAAGAGCCTGCAGGAGCCGCGGAGAAAAAGCAGGTTTTAAAAATGAATGTCCAAACATCCAAGTGTTTATTAGGAATCAAGGCGCTTCATGTCGATCAGACAGGGGAAGAGCTCTTAAAAAACGAACTGACGATGAATATATTCCTGGATTTATTGTTTGGAAAAAGCTCGGATAATTACGAAAAGCTTTATAGCGATGGTCTGATTGATGAATCGTTTTCTTATGATTATACACAGGAACAGGGCTTTGGTTTTGCGATGGTTGGAGGCGACACCCGTGAGCCAGACCGGCTTGCGGAAACATTAAAGGAAATGCTTCTCAGCGCAAAGAAAGAACACAAGTTTACAGAGGATCAGCTGCAGAGGGGCATTAAGAAAAAAATTGGTGCCTTTTTAAGAGCCGTGAATTCTCCGGAGTATATTGCTAATCAATTTACCCGATACGCTTTTAATGATATGAATTTGTTTGATGTTGTTCCTGCACTGGAGAAAATCACCCTTAAAGATGTTGAAAACCTTGCAAATGAAGTGGTTTCTGAAGAACGCTTCTCTGTCTGCCAGGTGATTCCGAATAAGGATTAA